Proteins from a single region of Antechinus flavipes isolate AdamAnt ecotype Samford, QLD, Australia chromosome 2, AdamAnt_v2, whole genome shotgun sequence:
- the NDST2 gene encoding bifunctional heparan sulfate N-deacetylase/N-sulfotransferase 2 isoform X1 yields MLQLWRVVRPARQLELHRLVLLLIAFSLASMAFLAYYVSTSPKAKEPLPLPLGDCGSSGDAGPGPARPPAPPWPPRPSETARTEPVVLVFVESVYSQLGQEIVAILESSRFRYSTELAPGRGDMPSLTERARGRYALVVYENLLKYVNLDAWSRELLDRYCVEYGVGIIGFFRAHEHSLLSAQLKGFPLFLHSNLGLRDYQVNPAAPLLHLTRPSRLEPGPLPGEDWTVFQSNHSTYEPVLLASPRLAEASALGPLPRRARLPTVVQDLGLHDGIQRVLFGHSLAFWLHKLVFVDAVAYLTGKRLCLALDRYILVDIDDIFVGKEGTRMKVADVEALLTTQSKLRALVPNFTFNLGFSGKFYHTGTEEEDAGDDMLLRHRKEFWWFPHMWSHMQPHLFHNRSVLADQMRLNKQFALEHGIPTDLGYAVAPHHSGVYPIHTQLYEAWKSVWGIQVTSTEEYPHLRPARYRRGFIHNGIMVLPRQTCGLFTHTIFYNEYPGGSRELDRSIRGGELFLTVLLNPISIFMTHLSNYGNDRLGLYTFESLVRFLQCWTRLRLQTLPPAPLAQKYFDLFPQERSPLWQNPCDDKRHKDIWSKEKTCDRLPKFLIVGPQKTGTTAIHFFLSLHPAVTSSFPSSSTFEEIQFFSGPNYYKGIDWYMDFFPVPSNASTDFLFEKSATYFDSEVVPRRGAALLPRAKIITVLTNPADRAYSWYQHQRAHGDPAALNHTFYQVISAPRQAPAALRALQNRCLVPGYYSTHLQRWLTYYPSGQVLIVDGQELRANPAASMENIQKFLGVTPVLNYTRTLRFDEGKGFWCQGLEGGKTRCLGKSKGRRYPDMDPESRLLLVDFFRDHNLELSKLLSRLGQPLPSWLQEELQRSGPG; encoded by the exons ATGCTCCAGCTGTGGAGAGTGGTCCGTCCAGCCCGGCAGCTGGAGCTGCACCGCCTGGTGCTGCTGCTCATCGCCTTCAGCCTGGCCTCCATGGCCTTCCTGGCCTACTACGTGTCCACCAGCCCCAAGGCCAAGgagcccctgcccctgcccctgggCGACTGCGGCAGCAGCGGGGACGcggggcccggcccggcccggcccccgGCCCCGCCCTGGCCCCCCCGGCCCTCGGAGACGGCCCGCACCGAGCCCGTGGTGCTGGTGTTCGTGGAGAGCGTCTACTCGCAGCTGGGCCAGGAGATCGTGGCCATCTTGGAATCCAGCCGTTTCCGCTACAGCACGGAGCTGGCCCCCGGCCGCGGGGACATGCCCTCGCTGACCGAGCGCGCCAGGGGCCGGTACGCCCTCGTGGTCTACGAGAACCTGCTCAAGTACGTCAACCTGGACGCCTGGAGCCGGGAGCTCTTGGACCGCTACTGCGTGGAGTACGGGGTGGGCATCATCGGCTTCTTCCGCGCCCACGAGCACAGCCTGCTCAGTGCCCAGCTCAAGGGCTTCCCCCTCTTCCTGCACTCCAACCTGGGGCTGCGCGACTATCAGGTGAACCCCGCCGCCCCCCTCCTGCACCTGACCCGGCCCAGCCGCCTGGAGCCCGGGCCGCTGCCCGGGGAGGACTGGACCGTCTTCCAGTCCAATCACAGCACGTACGAGCCGGTGCTCCTGGCCAGCCCGCGCCTGGCCGAGGCCTCGGCCCTGGGCCCGCTGCCCCGCAGGGCGCGCCTGCCCACGGTGGTGCAGGACCTGGGGCTGCACGACGGCATCCAGCGCGTGCTCTTCGGCCACAGCCTCGCCTTCTGGCTCCACAAGCTGGTCTTTGTGGACGCCGTCGCCTACCTCACCGGGAAGCGCCTCTGCCTGGCGCTGGATCGCTACATCCTGGTGGACATCGACGACATCTTCGTGGGCAAGGAGGGCACCCGCATGAAGGTGGCTGACGTCGAG GCCCTGCTGACCACGCAGAGTAAACTCAGGGCCTTAGTCCCCAACTTCACCTTCAATCTGGGCTTCTCAGGAAAGTTCTACCACACGG GGACGGAGGAGGAGGACGCGGGGGACGACATGCTGCTGAGGCATCGCAAGGAGTTCTGGTGGTTCCCCCACATGTGGAGCCACATGCAGCCGCACCTGTTCCACAACCGCTCCGTGCTGGCCGACCAGATGCGGCTCAACAAGCAGTTTGCTCTG GAGCATGGGATCCCCACGGATCTGGGGTATGCAGTGGCTCCCCACCACTCGGGCGTGTACCCCATCCACACACAGCTCTATGAGGCCTGGAAATCCGTGTGGGGGATCCAGGTGACCAGCACTGAAGAGTATCCCCACCTCCGCCCTGCACGCTACCGGCGAGGCTTTATTCACAACGGCATCATG GTCCTGCCTCGACAGACCTGCGGCCTCTTCACTCACACCATCTTCTACAACGAGTACCCGGGGGGCTCCCGAGAGCTGGACCGCAGCATCCGGGGGGGCGAGCTCTTCCTGACCGTTCTGCTCAACCCG ATCAGCATCTTCATGACCCATCTGTCTAACTACGGCAACGACCGGCTGGGCCTGTACACATTCGAGAGCCTGGTGCGCTTCCTGCAGTGCTGGACCCGGCTGCGCCTGCAGACTCTGCCCCCGGCCCCCCTGGCACAAAAGTACTTTGACCTCTTCCCTCAGGAACGCAGCCCGCTCTGGCAG AACCCCTGTGACGacaagagacacaaagacatCTGGTCCAAAGAGAAGACCTGTGATCGGCTCCCCAAGTTCCTTATCGTGGGGCCCCAGAAAACGG GGACCACGGCCATCCACTTCTTCCTGAGCCTGCACCCGGCCGTGACCAGCAGCTTCCCCAGCTCCAGCACCTTTGAGGAGATCCAGTTCTTCAGCGGCCCCAACTACTACAAGGGCATCGACTG GTACATGGATTTTTTCCCGGTCCCCTCCAATGCCAGCACTGACTTCCTGTTTGAGAAAAGCGCCACCTATTTTGACTCCGAGGTTGTACCACGTCGGGGAGCGGCCCTTTTGCCCCGTGCCAAGATCATCACAGTACTTACCAACCCCGCTGACCGGGCCTACTCCTGGTACCAG CATCAGCGAGCACACGGCGACCCCGCAGCCTTGAACCACACCTTCTACCAAGTGATCTCGGCCCCCCGGCAGGCTCCCGCGGCACTCCGGGCCCTGCAGAACCGCTGCCTGGTCCCTGGCTACTACTCCACCCACCTGCAGCGCTGGCTCACCTACTACCCTTCTGGGCAG GTGCTGATAGTGGACGGGCAGGAGCTACGCGCCAACCCAGCGGCCTCCATGGAAAACATCCAAAAGTTCCTCGGTGTCACCCCCGTTCTCAACTACACAAGAACCCTCAG GTTTGATGAGGGGAAGGGATTCTGGTGCCAGGGGCTAGAGGGTGGCAAGACCCGATGCCTGGGCAAGAGCAAAGGACGGAGGTACCCGGACATGGACCCCGAG TCCCGTCTCCTCCTGGTTGACTTTTTCCGGGACCACAATCTGGAACTGTCCAAACTGCTGAGCCGCCTCGGGCAGCCGTTGCCCTCTTGGCTTCAGGAAGAGCTGCAGCGCTCGGGCCCGGGCTGA
- the NDST2 gene encoding bifunctional heparan sulfate N-deacetylase/N-sulfotransferase 2 isoform X2: MLQLWRVVRPARQLELHRLVLLLIAFSLASMAFLAYYVSTSPKAKEPLPLPLGDCGSSGDAGPGPARPPAPPWPPRPSETARTEPVVLVFVESVYSQLGQEIVAILESSRFRYSTELAPGRGDMPSLTERARGRYALVVYENLLKYVNLDAWSRELLDRYCVEYGVGIIGFFRAHEHSLLSAQLKGFPLFLHSNLGLRDYQVNPAAPLLHLTRPSRLEPGPLPGEDWTVFQSNHSTYEPVLLASPRLAEASALGPLPRRARLPTVVQDLGLHDGIQRVLFGHSLAFWLHKLVFVDAVAYLTGKRLCLALDRYILVDIDDIFVGKEGTRMKVADVEALLTTQSKLRALVPNFTFNLGFSGKFYHTGTEEEDAGDDMLLRHRKEFWWFPHMWSHMQPHLFHNRSVLADQMRLNKQFALLYEAWKSVWGIQVTSTEEYPHLRPARYRRGFIHNGIMVLPRQTCGLFTHTIFYNEYPGGSRELDRSIRGGELFLTVLLNPISIFMTHLSNYGNDRLGLYTFESLVRFLQCWTRLRLQTLPPAPLAQKYFDLFPQERSPLWQNPCDDKRHKDIWSKEKTCDRLPKFLIVGPQKTGTTAIHFFLSLHPAVTSSFPSSSTFEEIQFFSGPNYYKGIDWYMDFFPVPSNASTDFLFEKSATYFDSEVVPRRGAALLPRAKIITVLTNPADRAYSWYQHQRAHGDPAALNHTFYQVISAPRQAPAALRALQNRCLVPGYYSTHLQRWLTYYPSGQVLIVDGQELRANPAASMENIQKFLGVTPVLNYTRTLRFDEGKGFWCQGLEGGKTRCLGKSKGRRYPDMDPESRLLLVDFFRDHNLELSKLLSRLGQPLPSWLQEELQRSGPG, translated from the exons ATGCTCCAGCTGTGGAGAGTGGTCCGTCCAGCCCGGCAGCTGGAGCTGCACCGCCTGGTGCTGCTGCTCATCGCCTTCAGCCTGGCCTCCATGGCCTTCCTGGCCTACTACGTGTCCACCAGCCCCAAGGCCAAGgagcccctgcccctgcccctgggCGACTGCGGCAGCAGCGGGGACGcggggcccggcccggcccggcccccgGCCCCGCCCTGGCCCCCCCGGCCCTCGGAGACGGCCCGCACCGAGCCCGTGGTGCTGGTGTTCGTGGAGAGCGTCTACTCGCAGCTGGGCCAGGAGATCGTGGCCATCTTGGAATCCAGCCGTTTCCGCTACAGCACGGAGCTGGCCCCCGGCCGCGGGGACATGCCCTCGCTGACCGAGCGCGCCAGGGGCCGGTACGCCCTCGTGGTCTACGAGAACCTGCTCAAGTACGTCAACCTGGACGCCTGGAGCCGGGAGCTCTTGGACCGCTACTGCGTGGAGTACGGGGTGGGCATCATCGGCTTCTTCCGCGCCCACGAGCACAGCCTGCTCAGTGCCCAGCTCAAGGGCTTCCCCCTCTTCCTGCACTCCAACCTGGGGCTGCGCGACTATCAGGTGAACCCCGCCGCCCCCCTCCTGCACCTGACCCGGCCCAGCCGCCTGGAGCCCGGGCCGCTGCCCGGGGAGGACTGGACCGTCTTCCAGTCCAATCACAGCACGTACGAGCCGGTGCTCCTGGCCAGCCCGCGCCTGGCCGAGGCCTCGGCCCTGGGCCCGCTGCCCCGCAGGGCGCGCCTGCCCACGGTGGTGCAGGACCTGGGGCTGCACGACGGCATCCAGCGCGTGCTCTTCGGCCACAGCCTCGCCTTCTGGCTCCACAAGCTGGTCTTTGTGGACGCCGTCGCCTACCTCACCGGGAAGCGCCTCTGCCTGGCGCTGGATCGCTACATCCTGGTGGACATCGACGACATCTTCGTGGGCAAGGAGGGCACCCGCATGAAGGTGGCTGACGTCGAG GCCCTGCTGACCACGCAGAGTAAACTCAGGGCCTTAGTCCCCAACTTCACCTTCAATCTGGGCTTCTCAGGAAAGTTCTACCACACGG GGACGGAGGAGGAGGACGCGGGGGACGACATGCTGCTGAGGCATCGCAAGGAGTTCTGGTGGTTCCCCCACATGTGGAGCCACATGCAGCCGCACCTGTTCCACAACCGCTCCGTGCTGGCCGACCAGATGCGGCTCAACAAGCAGTTTGCTCTG CTCTATGAGGCCTGGAAATCCGTGTGGGGGATCCAGGTGACCAGCACTGAAGAGTATCCCCACCTCCGCCCTGCACGCTACCGGCGAGGCTTTATTCACAACGGCATCATG GTCCTGCCTCGACAGACCTGCGGCCTCTTCACTCACACCATCTTCTACAACGAGTACCCGGGGGGCTCCCGAGAGCTGGACCGCAGCATCCGGGGGGGCGAGCTCTTCCTGACCGTTCTGCTCAACCCG ATCAGCATCTTCATGACCCATCTGTCTAACTACGGCAACGACCGGCTGGGCCTGTACACATTCGAGAGCCTGGTGCGCTTCCTGCAGTGCTGGACCCGGCTGCGCCTGCAGACTCTGCCCCCGGCCCCCCTGGCACAAAAGTACTTTGACCTCTTCCCTCAGGAACGCAGCCCGCTCTGGCAG AACCCCTGTGACGacaagagacacaaagacatCTGGTCCAAAGAGAAGACCTGTGATCGGCTCCCCAAGTTCCTTATCGTGGGGCCCCAGAAAACGG GGACCACGGCCATCCACTTCTTCCTGAGCCTGCACCCGGCCGTGACCAGCAGCTTCCCCAGCTCCAGCACCTTTGAGGAGATCCAGTTCTTCAGCGGCCCCAACTACTACAAGGGCATCGACTG GTACATGGATTTTTTCCCGGTCCCCTCCAATGCCAGCACTGACTTCCTGTTTGAGAAAAGCGCCACCTATTTTGACTCCGAGGTTGTACCACGTCGGGGAGCGGCCCTTTTGCCCCGTGCCAAGATCATCACAGTACTTACCAACCCCGCTGACCGGGCCTACTCCTGGTACCAG CATCAGCGAGCACACGGCGACCCCGCAGCCTTGAACCACACCTTCTACCAAGTGATCTCGGCCCCCCGGCAGGCTCCCGCGGCACTCCGGGCCCTGCAGAACCGCTGCCTGGTCCCTGGCTACTACTCCACCCACCTGCAGCGCTGGCTCACCTACTACCCTTCTGGGCAG GTGCTGATAGTGGACGGGCAGGAGCTACGCGCCAACCCAGCGGCCTCCATGGAAAACATCCAAAAGTTCCTCGGTGTCACCCCCGTTCTCAACTACACAAGAACCCTCAG GTTTGATGAGGGGAAGGGATTCTGGTGCCAGGGGCTAGAGGGTGGCAAGACCCGATGCCTGGGCAAGAGCAAAGGACGGAGGTACCCGGACATGGACCCCGAG TCCCGTCTCCTCCTGGTTGACTTTTTCCGGGACCACAATCTGGAACTGTCCAAACTGCTGAGCCGCCTCGGGCAGCCGTTGCCCTCTTGGCTTCAGGAAGAGCTGCAGCGCTCGGGCCCGGGCTGA